In the Pseudoalteromonas ulvae UL12 genome, one interval contains:
- the plsY gene encoding glycerol-3-phosphate 1-O-acyltransferase PlsY, with protein sequence MLTGVMLIFAYLFGSISSAVLISRVLSLPDPREFGSKNPGATNVLRLGGKLPAALVLMFDILKGTIPVWGAYFLKIEPLMLGLIGVAACLGHIYPVFFQFKGGKAVATAFGTLLPIGLSLAGLLIATWLAIVWLTRYSSLAALITVSLAPFYTWLIKPLYTVPVTMLAVLIVFRHSANILRLIKGTEPKVGHKKS encoded by the coding sequence GTGTTAACAGGTGTAATGCTCATTTTTGCCTATTTATTTGGCTCGATTTCCTCAGCAGTCTTAATTAGTCGTGTTTTATCTTTGCCTGATCCCAGAGAATTTGGTTCTAAAAACCCGGGAGCAACCAATGTATTGCGCCTAGGAGGGAAGCTTCCTGCCGCTTTAGTGCTTATGTTTGATATTTTAAAAGGCACGATCCCAGTTTGGGGGGCTTACTTTTTAAAAATAGAGCCGCTGATGCTTGGACTAATTGGGGTGGCGGCCTGTTTAGGCCACATATACCCAGTCTTTTTTCAATTTAAAGGTGGTAAAGCCGTTGCCACTGCATTTGGTACTTTATTGCCAATTGGGTTATCTCTTGCTGGCTTATTAATTGCGACTTGGCTTGCTATTGTGTGGTTAACTCGCTATTCATCCTTAGCGGCACTCATTACGGTCAGTCTTGCCCCATTTTATACTTGGTTGATTAAGCCACTTTATACAGTACCCGTTACCATGCTGGCCGTTTTAATTGTATTTCGCCATAGCGCTAACATTCTTCGCTTAATTAAAGGCACTGAGCCAAAAGTCGGACATAAAAAAAGCTAA
- the prmA gene encoding 50S ribosomal protein L11 methyltransferase, which translates to MAWIQIRINANKENADQISDYLMECGSASVTFIDAKDTPIYEPPIGEVILWADTTVIGLFDASEDMQAVVRFLSSQPELSQQFVYKIEQLEDKDWEREWMDNFHPIKFGERLWICPSWRDIPDPTAVNVLLDPGLAFGTGTHATTALCLEWLESQDLTDKTVVDFGCGSGILGIAAIKLGAKRVIGIDIDPQALAASIDNAERNNVADQLEVYLPQDQPEFSADVVVANILAAPLRELHSVILGLLKSGGGLALSGILNEQGQSVVDVYQSLCHLDPIEEKGEWVRVSGRKH; encoded by the coding sequence ATGGCTTGGATCCAAATCCGTATCAATGCGAACAAAGAAAATGCTGATCAAATTAGCGATTACTTAATGGAATGTGGCAGTGCCTCTGTTACCTTTATTGACGCTAAAGATACCCCTATTTATGAACCCCCCATAGGTGAAGTCATTTTATGGGCTGATACCACTGTTATTGGTTTATTTGATGCGAGCGAAGATATGCAAGCCGTTGTGCGCTTTTTATCATCACAGCCAGAGTTGTCGCAGCAATTTGTCTATAAAATCGAGCAATTAGAAGACAAAGACTGGGAAAGAGAGTGGATGGATAACTTTCACCCAATCAAATTTGGCGAACGCCTTTGGATATGCCCTAGTTGGCGAGATATCCCTGATCCAACCGCTGTTAATGTCCTATTAGATCCTGGTTTAGCGTTTGGCACTGGTACGCACGCAACGACGGCACTTTGCCTTGAATGGTTAGAAAGCCAAGACTTGACTGATAAAACAGTCGTTGATTTTGGTTGTGGCTCTGGCATTTTAGGTATTGCAGCAATTAAGCTAGGCGCAAAACGCGTGATTGGAATTGATATCGATCCACAAGCACTAGCTGCGAGCATAGATAACGCTGAGCGAAATAATGTGGCCGATCAACTCGAAGTCTATTTACCGCAAGATCAACCTGAATTTAGCGCTGATGTAGTGGTTGCGAATATTCTTGCAGCCCCACTTCGTGAGCTTCACTCTGTTATTTTAGGCTTGCTTAAGTCCGGTGGTGGACTCGCCCTATCAGGGATCCTCAATGAGCAAGGTCAATCCGTCGTCGATGTGTATCAATCATTATGTCATTTAGACCCTATCGAAGAAAAAGGCGAATGGGTTCGTGTCAGCGGTCGCAAACACTAA
- a CDS encoding GatB/YqeY domain-containing protein, with the protein MSLLTQLKDAQKDAMRAKDKITLGTIRMALAEIKQREIDNQITLDEAAITSVIVKMVKQRRDAHDQFINAGREDLAQTEASEISVLEGFLPKPLSEEEILQLIDKAISDCGASGMQDMGKVMGLIKSQAEGKADIGKISGLIKQRLSP; encoded by the coding sequence ATGAGTCTATTGACACAATTAAAAGACGCACAAAAAGATGCAATGCGTGCCAAGGATAAAATTACTCTTGGTACTATTCGCATGGCATTAGCTGAAATCAAACAGCGCGAAATTGATAACCAAATAACATTAGATGAAGCAGCAATTACTTCAGTTATTGTTAAAATGGTTAAGCAACGTCGCGATGCTCACGACCAGTTTATAAACGCTGGCCGCGAAGATTTAGCACAAACTGAAGCAAGTGAAATCAGTGTACTTGAAGGCTTTTTACCAAAACCTTTAAGTGAAGAAGAAATTCTTCAGCTAATTGACAAAGCAATTTCAGATTGCGGTGCATCGGGAATGCAAGACATGGGTAAAGTTATGGGGTTAATCAAAAGCCAAGCTGAAGGTAAAGCCGACATCGGTAAAATCTCTGGCTTAATAAAGCAACGATTAAGCCCATAA
- the dnaG gene encoding DNA primase, with the protein MAGKIPRSFIDDLLARTDIIDLIDGKVGLKKAGKDYQACCPFHNEKSPSFTVSQDKQFYHCFGCGAHGNAISFMMDYEKLDFVDAIEELASMLHMEVPRENTHGQSNKPQVSAEQKRSDYDLMMQTSQFYEHQLKRHDNSNAVIEYLKGRGLSGQTVKKFMIGYAPSEWDGLCKHLGRTVAQKKQLVDLKLASEKTPGRQFDFFRDRLMFPIRDKRGRVIAFGGRILQGDNGPKYLNSPETRIFHKGFELYGLYEAKQAFKKLTQVMVVEGYMDVVALSEQGIEYAVAALGTATTSEHMQTLFRTTDKVVCCYDGDRAGKDAAWRALENALPYLNNGKSLQFVFLPDGEDPDSLVQKEGKELFEQRLEQASDFSKVLFERLSIDIDIATDAGKAKLMSLALPLIEKVPSDFYQENLLEKLARLIGRTREQLNQKLNNPRQQQSVQSKFKMTPMRIAIGLLLQHPNLANTIPHSPELVELNLPGLALFKNLQALCLKHPHINTGQILELHRDTPEFKALSRLAGWQHQIAEEQLAIYFQNTFKFIEDQCLNHRLETLLIKDKTQGLNKEERLEYSLLTQALKGA; encoded by the coding sequence ATGGCCGGAAAAATCCCACGTAGCTTTATTGATGACTTACTCGCACGAACAGATATTATCGATTTAATCGACGGTAAAGTCGGTCTGAAAAAAGCAGGTAAAGATTACCAAGCGTGCTGCCCTTTCCATAATGAAAAAAGCCCTTCTTTCACGGTTTCACAAGATAAACAGTTTTACCATTGTTTTGGTTGCGGCGCTCATGGCAATGCGATTTCATTTATGATGGATTATGAAAAGCTCGACTTTGTTGATGCCATCGAAGAACTCGCATCTATGTTGCATATGGAAGTTCCCCGCGAAAACACTCACGGCCAAAGCAACAAACCCCAAGTCAGTGCAGAACAAAAACGCTCTGATTACGATCTAATGATGCAAACAAGTCAATTTTACGAGCACCAACTCAAGCGCCATGATAATTCAAATGCTGTTATTGAATACTTAAAAGGGCGAGGACTTTCAGGTCAAACAGTTAAAAAGTTTATGATTGGCTACGCGCCAAGTGAATGGGATGGGTTGTGTAAACATTTAGGGCGCACGGTCGCTCAAAAAAAGCAACTTGTTGATTTAAAATTAGCAAGTGAAAAAACACCTGGGCGCCAGTTTGATTTCTTTCGTGATCGCCTTATGTTTCCGATTCGCGACAAACGCGGCAGAGTGATCGCCTTTGGGGGACGCATCTTACAAGGAGATAATGGCCCTAAGTATTTAAACTCACCCGAAACACGTATTTTTCACAAAGGTTTTGAGCTTTACGGCTTATATGAAGCCAAACAAGCCTTTAAAAAACTCACGCAAGTTATGGTTGTTGAAGGGTATATGGACGTTGTTGCTTTGTCTGAACAAGGAATCGAATATGCGGTTGCTGCACTAGGTACGGCAACAACGAGCGAACATATGCAAACCTTATTTCGAACCACAGATAAAGTCGTTTGTTGCTACGATGGCGATAGAGCGGGTAAAGATGCAGCATGGCGCGCGCTCGAAAATGCCTTACCTTATTTAAATAATGGCAAATCGCTACAATTCGTTTTTTTACCTGATGGCGAAGATCCCGATTCTTTAGTACAAAAAGAAGGCAAAGAACTCTTCGAACAACGCTTAGAACAGGCATCTGACTTTAGTAAAGTCTTGTTTGAGCGACTCAGTATTGATATCGATATTGCTACCGATGCAGGAAAAGCCAAGCTAATGAGCTTAGCGCTGCCGCTGATTGAGAAAGTCCCCAGTGACTTTTACCAAGAAAATTTGCTCGAGAAACTCGCGCGCTTGATTGGCAGAACCCGTGAACAACTTAATCAAAAACTCAATAATCCGCGCCAACAACAATCAGTGCAAAGTAAATTTAAAATGACTCCTATGCGCATTGCGATTGGTTTGTTGCTTCAGCACCCGAATTTAGCCAATACAATTCCTCACTCACCTGAATTAGTTGAGCTTAATTTACCTGGCTTGGCTTTATTTAAAAATCTACAAGCTCTTTGCTTAAAACACCCCCATATCAATACAGGGCAAATCTTAGAGTTACATCGAGATACACCAGAATTTAAAGCATTATCTCGCTTAGCTGGTTGGCAACATCAAATTGCAGAAGAGCAGTTGGCCATTTATTTTCAAAATACATTTAAATTTATTGAAGACCAGTGTTTAAATCATCGTCTTGAGACCTTATTAATAAAAGATAAAACACAAGGACTCAATAAAGAGGAGAGACTCGAATACTCCTTATTAACCCAAGCCTTAAAAGGCGCTTAA
- the rpsU gene encoding 30S ribosomal protein S21, protein MPVIKVRENEPFDVALRRFKRSCEKAGILSEVRSREFYEKPTAERKRKKAAAVKRHMKKLSRDNARRVKLY, encoded by the coding sequence ATGCCAGTAATCAAAGTAAGAGAAAACGAACCGTTTGACGTGGCTTTACGTCGTTTCAAGCGTTCATGTGAAAAAGCAGGTATCCTTTCTGAAGTTCGTAGCCGCGAATTTTATGAAAAGCCAACAGCAGAGCGTAAGCGTAAGAAAGCAGCGGCAGTAAAACGCCACATGAAAAAGCTTTCTCGCGATAACGCACGTCGCGTTAAACTTTACTAA
- the rpoD gene encoding RNA polymerase sigma factor RpoD yields MEQTPQSQLKLLIQKGKEQGYLTFAEVNDHLPQDIIDSDQVEDIISMINDMGIQVSENAPDADELMMQETTTDEDAAEAAAAALATVEKEIGRTTDPVRMYMREMGTVELLTREGEIQIAKRIEEGINQVQISVAEYPEAITYLLDQWDKYEAEEIRLSDIISGFFDPDEEQIPIAATHIGSELNAEQLKDEDSDLDSDDDDDEDEEEVDTGPDPEEARENFEKLRDLYNKARDIFEVKGRTHPDAKEAIAEIGDLFRTFKLMPKQFDRMVNNMREMMDRVRVQERLIMKQACQIAKLPKKTFIKHFANNESNGEWLEIEINAGEKYSAKLEECRPEIERSLNKLRGMEQTTGLSIERIKDINRRMSIGEAKARRAKKEMVEANLRLVISIAKKYTNRGLQFLDLIQEGNIGLMKAVDKFEYRRGYKFSTYATWWIRQAITRSIADQARTIRIPVHMIETINKLNRISRQMLQEMGREPNPEELAERMMMPEDKIRKVLKIAKEPISMETPIGDDEDSHLGDFIEDSTIESPIDSATMESLKGATHEVLAGLTAREAKVLRMRFGIDMNTDHTLEEVGKQFDVTRERIRQIEAKALRKLRHPSRSDLLKSFLDFK; encoded by the coding sequence ATGGAGCAAACTCCTCAGTCACAACTAAAACTCCTGATTCAAAAAGGTAAAGAGCAAGGCTATTTGACGTTCGCTGAAGTGAACGACCACCTTCCACAAGACATTATTGATTCAGATCAAGTTGAAGATATCATCAGTATGATCAACGACATGGGTATTCAGGTAAGCGAAAACGCCCCAGATGCCGATGAACTGATGATGCAAGAAACAACTACTGATGAAGATGCAGCTGAAGCTGCAGCAGCAGCGCTTGCTACTGTAGAAAAAGAGATCGGCCGTACAACTGACCCTGTCCGTATGTATATGCGTGAAATGGGCACCGTTGAGCTTCTAACCCGCGAAGGCGAAATCCAAATCGCCAAACGCATCGAAGAAGGTATCAACCAAGTACAAATTTCTGTCGCTGAGTACCCTGAAGCTATCACTTACCTTCTTGATCAATGGGATAAATACGAAGCTGAAGAAATTCGACTTAGCGATATTATCTCAGGGTTTTTCGATCCTGATGAAGAACAAATTCCAATAGCTGCGACTCACATCGGCTCTGAACTTAATGCTGAACAGCTCAAAGACGAAGACTCTGATCTTGATAGTGACGATGATGATGACGAAGACGAAGAAGAAGTTGATACAGGTCCAGATCCTGAAGAAGCCCGTGAAAACTTCGAAAAATTACGTGATCTTTACAACAAAGCTCGCGATATCTTCGAAGTAAAAGGACGTACTCATCCTGACGCAAAAGAAGCCATCGCTGAAATTGGTGACCTTTTCCGTACCTTCAAATTAATGCCAAAGCAATTTGACCGCATGGTGAATAACATGCGTGAAATGATGGACCGTGTTCGTGTTCAAGAACGCTTGATCATGAAGCAAGCATGTCAGATTGCAAAATTACCAAAGAAAACTTTCATCAAGCATTTTGCTAACAATGAAAGCAATGGCGAATGGCTCGAAATCGAAATCAACGCGGGTGAAAAATATTCAGCCAAACTTGAAGAGTGTCGTCCAGAAATTGAACGTAGTTTAAATAAACTACGTGGCATGGAGCAAACAACTGGTTTAAGCATCGAGCGAATTAAAGACATTAATCGCCGCATGAGCATCGGCGAAGCAAAAGCCCGTCGTGCTAAAAAAGAAATGGTTGAAGCTAACTTACGTCTTGTTATTTCAATAGCAAAAAAATACACCAACCGTGGTTTACAATTCTTGGATTTGATCCAAGAAGGTAACATTGGTCTAATGAAAGCGGTTGATAAGTTTGAATATCGCCGTGGTTATAAATTCTCGACTTACGCAACATGGTGGATCCGCCAAGCGATTACACGTTCAATTGCGGACCAAGCACGTACGATTCGTATCCCAGTACATATGATTGAAACGATCAATAAGCTCAATCGTATTTCACGACAAATGCTACAGGAAATGGGCCGTGAGCCAAACCCTGAAGAACTAGCTGAACGTATGATGATGCCTGAAGATAAAATTCGTAAGGTATTAAAAATAGCCAAAGAGCCTATTTCAATGGAAACCCCGATCGGTGATGATGAAGATTCTCACTTAGGTGATTTTATTGAAGATAGCACCATTGAATCACCCATTGATTCAGCGACAATGGAAAGCTTGAAAGGCGCAACACACGAAGTATTAGCGGGCTTAACAGCACGTGAAGCAAAAGTATTAAGAATGCGTTTTGGTATTGATATGAATACTGACCATACTTTGGAAGAAGTGGGTAAGCAGTTCGATGTAACCCGTGAACGTATCCGTCAGATTGAAGCTAAAGCGTTACGAAAATTACGCCATCCTTCACGTTCTGATTTACTTAAGAGCTTTTTAGATTTTAAATAA
- the tsaD gene encoding tRNA (adenosine(37)-N6)-threonylcarbamoyltransferase complex transferase subunit TsaD, which translates to MRILGIESSCDETGIAIYDDEQGLLAHQLYSQVKLHADYGGVVPELASRDHVRKTLPLITAALNEAGCTATDIDAIAYTAGPGLVGALLVGSSIGRALSFGWGIPAVAVHHMEGHLLAPMLEENRPEFPFVALLVSGGHTLLVKVAGIGEYEILGESIDDAAGEAFDKTAKLLGLDYPGGPLLAKLAEQGTPKRYIFPRPMTDRPGLDFSFSGLKTFAANTIRSEGDDLQTKADIAHAFQTAVIDTLAIKCKRALKQTGIKRLVIAGGVSANSYLREQFAKIMQGMQGEVFYPRTEFCTDNGAMIAYAGMQRFKAGQFSDLDTKVKPRWSIEELPPL; encoded by the coding sequence ATGCGTATTTTAGGAATTGAATCATCTTGTGATGAAACAGGAATTGCAATTTATGATGATGAACAAGGGTTATTAGCGCATCAACTTTACAGCCAAGTAAAGCTGCATGCTGACTATGGTGGGGTGGTGCCTGAGTTAGCTTCAAGAGATCACGTGCGAAAAACTTTACCCTTGATTACTGCTGCTTTGAATGAAGCCGGGTGTACTGCAACCGATATAGATGCTATCGCTTACACAGCAGGACCAGGCTTAGTCGGTGCATTGCTTGTTGGGTCGTCGATTGGCCGCGCACTTTCATTTGGTTGGGGAATTCCTGCGGTTGCAGTTCATCATATGGAAGGGCATTTGCTTGCGCCCATGCTTGAGGAAAACCGTCCTGAGTTTCCATTTGTCGCATTATTGGTTTCGGGTGGTCATACGCTGCTTGTTAAAGTCGCGGGAATTGGTGAATACGAAATTCTTGGTGAATCAATTGATGATGCAGCCGGTGAAGCGTTTGATAAAACGGCAAAATTATTAGGTTTAGATTACCCCGGTGGCCCTTTGTTGGCAAAATTAGCAGAACAAGGCACACCGAAGCGGTATATTTTCCCAAGGCCGATGACTGACCGCCCAGGTCTAGATTTTAGCTTTAGTGGTTTAAAAACGTTTGCAGCTAATACAATTCGTTCAGAAGGCGACGATTTACAAACTAAAGCCGATATAGCTCATGCTTTTCAAACAGCCGTTATCGATACGCTGGCAATCAAGTGTAAAAGAGCATTAAAACAAACCGGAATTAAACGCTTGGTTATTGCCGGTGGCGTGAGTGCAAATAGTTACTTACGCGAGCAATTTGCTAAGATCATGCAAGGTATGCAAGGTGAGGTGTTTTATCCAAGAACAGAGTTTTGTACAGATAACGGCGCTATGATTGCCTATGCTGGTATGCAGCGTTTTAAAGCTGGGCAGTTTTCTGATTTAGACACTAAAGTGAAACCTCGCTGGTCAATAGAAGAACTACCTCCTCTTTAA